The Pirellulales bacterium genome includes the window TGGCAGTAGCGAGTTTGAGCGAACGAGCCACAGGCCACTCACGATAGCAAAGGGGGGGCGGCAGGAACAGGGCCGCGCGATGGACCTTGTTCGCCGATCGGTGCTACGATTGGCGCATGGCAGAACCCGATCGAGAACCGATAGCGCCCGCCGCGCCGTCAGCGGGGAGCGCGCGGCGAAACATTGAGCTTGCGCAGGCACGGTTACGGCCGATGACGCGGCAGGCATGGCAGAATCTGAAGATTTGGATCCCGTTTCTGCTCAACCGGACCGATCGGGCGCGGCAAGTGATCTATCACGCGCGGGAACAGCGCGAGGGTTTTGTGTGGCGGGTGCAATTGCCGGCGCAGTGCTGGCAATGCGGCGCCGAAGCAGAACTGCTGACGCGGGAGATCGAGGTCGACCTGCGGAGCTTTGAGCAGGCGCTGGCGATCGTGGCAGGGGCGGCGGGATCGGCGCTGTTCTTTATGTTCTTGGCGTCGCTATTTGGCGGCAAGCTGTTATGGGTTTTGGCGCTGGTCAGCGTGGGGGCCGGCGTCGCCCTGCTGCTGCTCAAGAGTTGGACAGAAACCGTGTGCGTGCAGATGAGCACCTGCCGCGAACATGCCGAGCAGATGCGACTACCGGGGATGGTGCTCGACCAGAATGAGCTGCATCTGTTTCTGCCGAGCGATTCGCTGGCGGGGGCGGCGCGTGGCGAATTGCGCGCGACGCGGCTGGGTCGCGGCCGAGCCTTGCCCGGCGGGGGACGGGGAGTGGAATCAGACGTCGAGCCGCCGCCCGAGCATGTGAAGTACCGGCAGGCATTTGGGGCGCCGCCGGCGCCGCTGCCCGAGTTGCCGCCGATTCGATTGGCGGATGACGAGGAGTGAGAGAGGGGAACGAAGTGATAGCGGAGCGCCTCTCGATTTTGATCTTATTCGCGGCGGGGATGCTGCTGCTTTGCGGTTCGGGCTTGCCAGGCGGTATGGCTATCCCGTAAGTCCCGCGTTTGCAATCTCAACCGGCATAGGGGGCGTTGGGCTGATGTGCCTGGCGACGGTGATCGTGCGGAAGGTGGGATCGATCATGGCTATACGTTGAATGCCGGATCAAGATAGCGGCCGCCGATTCATCCCATTGACCGGCGGGGGCGGCAAATCTATTCTACAAGGCTTGAATTCAGCTCACTTTAGCGTCCGCAGCGGTATTGGCCGCCTGTCGGGACGCCCGATTGCAGGATTTTGCCATGGCCGTTCCCAAGCGACGACAATCGAACGCCCGCACCCGTAGCCGCCGGGCGCACGATTTCATCACGCCCAAGCAGCTTCAGATTTGCCCCAAATGCAGCACGAACAAGCCGAGCCACGTGGTTTGCCCGAACTGTGGGCATTACATGGGGCGGACGGTGGTTGAAGTCGAGGCCTAGCTGCCTGCGGAAGCTACTGGTCGTGGGCTTCTTCCAGCCTTCTTTCCCTCGGGCCGTGAGCGCGGCTCGCAAAATCTTGGCGATCGTCGCGATTTTTACCATAGCTTGCTGCCATGTGCGCCGCCCGGTGAATACTCGCCTGGGCGGCTGAGCGACAGGCCAGCGGCGGTTGGCGACGGAGTTGACCAGCTTGCCAAGCTTCTCTCGCCGGGCGCGGGTGAGTTTGCTATGTTGCCGCCCCTGGTGGGGAATTGCGCGCGTCGCAACCCCTGGCGTGGATGGATCGCGGGCCTGTTGCTAGAGGGGAGTAAGGACAAGGATGTCTGTCTCATTGGATCGCAATCACGCCTGGCCCGAAAAACCATTGTTGCGTTTGGCCCAGCGGCCCGGCATGGCGCCAAGTTCGCGCGGCTCGCTGGCCAACGATCCGCAGGTGCAGGTGCGGGCGGCGATCGCGGGGACTGGCAGCTACCTGCCGAGCCGGGTGCTGACGAACGACGACCTGGCCAGCCAGGTGGAGACCACCGACGAGTGGATCTTGGACCGGACCGGCATCCGCGAGCGGCGGATCGCGGCGCCCGACGAATCGACTTCGACGATGGCGATTGAGGCGGGGCGCAAGGCTTGCGCCGATGCGGGCATCGACCCCAAAGACCTGGACCTGGTGATCGTGGCCACGCTTTCGCCCGACTATTTGATACCGGCGACGGCGTGCATTGTACAAAACGCGCTGGGGGCGACGCGGGCGGGGGCGTTCGATCTGGAAGCGGCGTGCAGCGGATTTGTGTTTGCGTCGAACCTGGCGCAGAGCATGATCTTGAGCGGCATGTGTGAGAACATCCTGGTGATCGGCGCCGAGACGTTGTCGCGATTTGTGGACTACAGCGACCGCAGTTCTTGCATCCTGTTTGGCGACGGCGCCGGCGCGGCGGTATTCACGGCGCGCAACGACGGGAGCGGCATCCACTACACCAGCATGTACGCCGACGGATCCCAGGCGGAATTGCTCTACATCCCGTGCGGCGGCAGCAAGCTGCCGCCCAACCACGACGCCATCGACCAGAAGCTGCACTTTGTGCGCGTGGCGGGGCGCCAGATCGCCAAATTCGCCACGACGATTTTGGTGGAACTGGTGAACGAGACCTTGGCGGGCTGCGGCTTGGAAAAAGACGATATCGCGCTGTACATTCCGCACCAGGTGAACGAGCGAATCATCGACTCGGCGCTCAAACGGCTGGCGCTGCCGCGCGAAAAGTGCTTTGTGAACATCGACCGTTACGGCAACACCTCGGCGGCCAGCGTGCCGATCGCCTTGGACGAGGCGCGACGCATGGGGCGGCTGAAGGAGGGAGACCTGACGATGATGTTGGGTTTTGGGGCGGGGCTGACCTGGGGTGCAACGGTCGTAAAAATGTGATAGAAAATCGGGCCTGTTGATACCAAGGCAGACAATGGGCCGTCGTCCGCCGCGCAAGGTCCGCGTAGCCGGGGCTTCCGTCGGTCGCCCCTCCCCCATTGGCTAGCCAGGACTCCAAATTGAGCGTGCCGCGGGTCCCAAGCGACTGGCGGCGCGCTTTCCTCACA containing:
- the rpmF gene encoding 50S ribosomal protein L32, giving the protein MAVPKRRQSNARTRSRRAHDFITPKQLQICPKCSTNKPSHVVCPNCGHYMGRTVVEVEA
- a CDS encoding ketoacyl-ACP synthase III, translated to MSVSLDRNHAWPEKPLLRLAQRPGMAPSSRGSLANDPQVQVRAAIAGTGSYLPSRVLTNDDLASQVETTDEWILDRTGIRERRIAAPDESTSTMAIEAGRKACADAGIDPKDLDLVIVATLSPDYLIPATACIVQNALGATRAGAFDLEAACSGFVFASNLAQSMILSGMCENILVIGAETLSRFVDYSDRSSCILFGDGAGAAVFTARNDGSGIHYTSMYADGSQAELLYIPCGGSKLPPNHDAIDQKLHFVRVAGRQIAKFATTILVELVNETLAGCGLEKDDIALYIPHQVNERIIDSALKRLALPREKCFVNIDRYGNTSAASVPIALDEARRMGRLKEGDLTMMLGFGAGLTWGATVVKM